The following proteins are encoded in a genomic region of Drosophila miranda strain MSH22 chromosome 4, D.miranda_PacBio2.1, whole genome shotgun sequence:
- the LOC108162455 gene encoding piezo-type mechanosensitive ion channel component isoform X7 encodes MAFSYACMVLQRVVVPAVLVLASLMRPVGISFVYLLMFFMSPFVPLATRRNFKGSVNAFFIILLSLSTLVLLGHIALQIVAVSTALPIYNCSFSERLLRHIGFVSFIDLKPLAIIEWLAPEVLVFATSLGSYLTVKRLAVQPVNAEQLENGELIEAQSGDHAQSTQPPCPTDANGGDVQQATATTPLQQQQQQLRKRVSMISQHIHFEGLIKISPLFCLATLFFAAALRPSVPGGFYFLIFLLAGTYWATCQTLQRGFALLLRCVMVVLVLHSLSIVSYQTPWMQGHLNHTSLTARLIGLEPLIESYCSPDIRVLLYNNTLYLDSYLNPFALFFAYFALALTTKHLIKPRLEAKPATAFGQQLDCNSSSLNNTGNKANRQLTLRTSQASRGSSRKDSSGPGAGSSTATTSTANRTQRLSLVRQSTRKGRPAQPLDSGSSVAMGGTQRGNEIPLDSLEQRSEQENTTTSILDQISYGFVSVGGFIYQNSYIFTNILMMAWSIVYHSWLTFVLLLWANVLWMIPNQRKAMMRSSPFIVLYAEVLLVAQYIYGMDLNNNELPTKVTTAGINLQQIGFERPIENHMRPCVPLIVKTAFVLMFWVTSRQFFKEKRDRRRDTMADIIAPLQITVGSAGSSYLINDGKKTSKFLKKAGDVIKNLLVRLWIWLLVLVIFLCAITGENMTGFRICYMALFLFFLLVFQSSSKAWVKIMYGFWLFLIFYAMSILILIYTYQFDKFDTYWNDYLNVSKTLQNDIGLKRYQTKDLFLHLVSPTIIVILTVIQVHYFHKRFIASLQQQPAAGAAGAGASAQQKPTETTALEAAPSKRRGSAGSLRRSQGPSGEAAPGGATTDFETSVRDLVRISFRKIKNKSEYIFKNFKDVFWRFLELHIMKAVYIAAFVCSVSEVCVLHIVFVGFCVLGATSRKAIQVIISRVISFIVTIIVLSKMIYQIEYLSHTQYTVFCSDNRTANNAEWVGLTKAEKLEGGLMSLLRTYIIYMVTVTMHAVITLRQLQMRVKIGAVNAPPTKLLFPNIIRADAEKDLVGLVKYLLNYAFYKFGIEISLIALVSTITYRQDIVAVVYALWLVVLLLLRRSQCAKIWGVFQAFFAISILTQYIILVGLPPSSCLVYPWDEGAFGESIQRWTMLPGALHFNHVPKLIFDFIVLVILNRQKSIFCIEQRYASNDDYPGGSNRSVISDIAQLGRTPFDNPTHDFCSYIRNYSDILKNGVLCGFYWFTLAVVFLAGTNIADLLALGYLIGAFVFLWQGSDFYLRPINTIISRWKWLLAFNVANILIKTSFQMAGCLFMTPLTTHCCWLVHMLGITCTSNVLKEQLMLTEETDLILAPGECPKITHQVVLLWDTICFAFIIFQLRIFKSHYFCHIITDTKANNILASRGADIIEGLRQNQIAHRHGHEKQVLLKIKRKMERIRATQQKMLRPLDKQTHFDEHGYPLPAPTVRRRKEIKLHPHATRAGDYYMFEEMDDKFELDLIHDEIDFLEEENMTESEMKMQRRKTLYDHLFLCIPLQKSKDAPGADFPSTSKGISKERDEASTEIPAAPTRDVADLPVIPPPPTSLGREATYKETSESKSKMEVDSGEVTAKDSDEDFDTNPIIRLLEGFLVTLTIRLNRFSRNYRYVNRILAGEKKTLKESSSLNRLGLSSAAAMFHFLKSNLESNESGGEQPASSSTPRRLLAPAIVTPPTATEHTTTSTPLNTNTTTTPLSPQDPPTPPTTSTPVQQNQPQNQPQHSRLSAVDDIIELPVDTVDAAISRKQSINSSPPAKGTMLSRKSDCGLPEIRIKAPSIERGAHYYNHHSAGGGGGSGSLSKHWSYEQVDSAGDFNLEEENFAQRDHHIIVEVLISSWYALLANTDLICYIVVFINQVVNASLISLPLPIMVFLWGTLSLPRPTKTFWVTLIAYTQAIVLIKCIFQFKLIWANYHNLPNQPLTAAKIFGVEMKTHYAVYDLMLLLVLFLHRYLLKSQGLWKSGYKDTDQQFAKPTASMYANSDDRDDSDNLSQPDSRQLNDDVAQKLSLQVSQASLPGSPEYSKSGINQLERTKYTSSLHKFFFSLVHKSRLATDVYALMFLCDFINFFVLLFGFTAFGTQQTESDEGVQTYLAENKVPIPFLIMLLVQFLLIVIDRALYLRKALVNKIIFHFFSVIGIHIWMFFVVPAVTERTFNSLAPPIIFYVIKCFYMLLSSYQIKSGYPKRILGNFFTKGFSMVNMIAFKVYMQIPFLYELRTILDWVCIDSTMTIFDWLKMEDIFSNIYLIRCTRQSETDFPAMRAQKKASISKLIMGGTIVLLIVICIWGPLCLFALGNAVGTSNVPFQVSLSIRIGPYDPIYTTNNYDSIFEIDPTMYSQMTNAYIKDKQALTFITGYDATDVAAVKLAGNSPSLWNIAPPDRQRLLNDLRNNHTLKARFSYTLTRKAPAKGLKEIVGDEHAISLDETFEGRAALINMLNETHDLEPTGNDTSTNGTSSFEEVVVLPAMIPKFIKVLNSGDAAVVTVLSPKNEEYRPLVIKMHRDKETNGLWWEIRDFCNDTFYNTTLKEFAYSNCTSGIVMYTFNDKKFPSTFSFLTAGGIIGLYTTFVLLASRFMKSFIGGQNRKIMFEDLPYVDRVLQLCLDIYLVREALEFALEEDLFAKLLFLYRSPETLIKWTRPKEEYVDDDADTDSMSVRRSEQLQQHQQHQQQQ; translated from the exons ATGGCCTTCAGCTATGCGTGCATGGTGCTGCAGCGCGTCGTCGTTCCGGCTGTGCTGGTTCTGG CTTCGCTGATGCGACCGGTGGGCATATCATTTGTGTACCTTCTAATGTTCTTCATGTCACCGTTTGTGCCCCTCGCCACGCGACGCAACTTCAAGGGATCAGTCAACGCCTTCTTCATCATTCTGCTGTCGCTGAGCACCCTAGTCCTGCTGGGGCACATCGCCCTCCAGATAGTGGCCGTCAGCACAGCGCTGCCCATCTACAACTGCTCCTTCAGCGAGCGCCTGCTTAGGCACATTGGCTTCGTGAGCTTCATCGATCTAAA GCCCCTGGCCATCATTGAGTGGCTAGCCCCGGAGGTCCTGGTGTTTGCCACCTCTCTTGGCTCCTACCTCACCGTGAAGCGACTGGCCGTACAGCCCGTCAACGCTGAGCAGCTGGAGAACGGCGAGCTGATCGAGGCCCAGTCCGGGGACCACGCCCAGTCGACTCAGCCCCCCTGCCCCACAGATGCCAATGGCGGAGATGTGCAGCAGGCCACGGCAACGACGccactgcagcagcaacagcagcagctgcggAAGCGGGTCTCCATGATCAGTCAGCATATCCACTTCGAGGGATTGATCAAGATCT CGCCTCTCTTCTGCCTTGCCACACTGTTCTTTGCGGCCGCGCTGCGTCCCTCGGTGCCGGGTGGATTCTATTTTCTCATCTTCCTGCTGGCCGGCACTTACTGGGCAACCTGCCAGACGCTGCAACG TGGCTTCGCCTTGCTGTTGCGCTGCGTAATGGTCGTCCTTGTGCTCCACTCGCTGTCCATTGTGTCCTACCAGACGCCCTGGATGCAGGGCCACCTCAATCACACCAGCCTGACGGCGCG TCTAATTGGTCTGGAGCCGCTCATTGAATCCTACTGCTCGCCGGATATACGAGTCCTTCTGTACAATAATACCCTGTATCTGGACTCGTATCTGAACCCGTTTGCCCTGTTCTTTGCCTACTTCGCTTTGGCTCTGACCACCAAGCATCTGATCAAGCCCAGG CTGGAGGCAAAGCCTGCCACCGCCTTTGGGCAGCAGCTTgactgcaacagcagcagcctcaaCAACACCGGCAACAAAGCAAACCGCCAGCTGACGCTCCGCACCTCACAGGCCTCGCGGGGCAGCAGTCGCAAGGACAGCTCGGGTCCCGGCGCAGGATCCAGCACCGCCACCACCTCCACCGCAAATCGAACACAGCGCCTGAGT CTGGTGCGTCAGAGTACTCGGAAGGGGCGCCCAGCCCAGCCCCTGGATAGCGGATCTTCGGTGGCAATGGGCGGCACTCAACGCGGCAATGAAATACCGCTGGACTCGCTGGAGCAGCGATCGGAGCAAGAGAACACGACCACCTCGATATTGGATCAGATATCGTATGGCTTTGTCAGTGTGGGTGGCTTCATCTACCAGAACAGCTATATATTCACCAATATTCTAATGATG GCCTGGTCCATAGTATACCACAGTTGGCTGACGTTCGTCCTCCTGCTGTGGGCCAATGTGCTGTGGATGATCCCCAACCAGCGGAAGGCGATGATGCGGTCCAGTCCGTTCATCGTGCTCTACGCGGAGGTGCTGCTGGTGGCCCAGTACATATACGGCATGGACCTGAACAACAACGAGCTTCCCACGAAGGTCACC ACGGCGGGCATCAATCTGCAGCAGATTGGGTTCGAGCGGCCCATCGAGAACCACATGCGTCCATGTGTGCCGCTGATCGTGAAGACAGCCTTCGTCCTGATGTTCTGGGTGACGTCGCGGCAGTTCTTCAAGGAGAAGCGCGACCGGCGAAGGGACACCATGGCGGACATCATTGCTCCGCTGCAGATCACCGTGGGCTCGGCGGGGTCCAGCTACCTCATCAACGACGGCAAGAAGACCTCAAAGTTCCTAAAGAAGGCCGGCGATGTGATCAAAAACCTGCTGGTGCGCCTGTGGATctggctgctggtgctggtgatCTTCCTCTGCGCGATCACCGGAGAGAATATGACAGGCTTCCGCATCTGCTACATGGCCCTGTTCCTGTTCTTCTTGCTGGTCTTTCAGTCCTCGTCCAAGGCCTGGGTGAAGATCATGTACGGCTTCTGGCTGTTCCTCATTTTCTACGCCATGTCCATACTGATTCTGATCTACACATATCAATTCGACAAGTTCGATACGTACTGGAACGACTATCTTAATGTGTCCAAGACGCT ACAAAACGACATTGGCCTGAAGCGCTACCAAACGAAGGATCTTTTCCTGCACCTGGTCTCGCCCACGATCATTGTGATCCTGACTGTGATCCAAGTGCATTACTTCCACAAGCGCTTCATTGCCtcgctgcaacagcagccagcggCTGGTGCTGCCGGAGCTGGCGCCTCTGCACAGCAGAAACCCACCGAGACAACGGCCCTGGAAGCGGCGCCCTCAAAGCGTCGTGGCAGTGCCGGCTCCCTACGGCGCTCCCAGGGTCCCTCAGGCGAGGCGGCGCCCGGCGGCGCCACCACAGACTTTGAGACCTCTGTGCGGGATCTGGTGCGGATTTCCTTCCGCAAGATCAAGAACAAGTCAGAGTACATCTTCAAGAACTTCAAGGACGTCTTCTGGCGCTTCCTGGAGCTGCACATTATGAAGGCCGTCTACATCGCCGCCTTTGTGTGCAGCGTGAGCGAGGTCTGCGTCCTGCACATTGTCTTTGTGGGTTTCTGTGTGCTGGGTGCCACCTCACGGAAGGCCATCCAAGTGATAATCAGCCGCGTGATATCGTTTATTGTCACCATCATCGTCCTGTCTAAGATGATCTATCAGATTGAGTACCTTAGCCACACCCAGTACACCGTCTTCTGC TCCGACAACCGCACGGCCAACAACGCCGAGTGGGTGGGCCTCACGAAGGCTGAGAAGCTGGAGGGTGGTTTGATGAGCCTGCTGCGCACGTACATCATCTACATGGTCACTGTGACCATGCACGCCGTGATCACGTTGCGCCAGCTGCAGATGAGAGTGAAGATTGGAGCCGTGAATGCCCCGCCCACCAAGCTGCTGTTCCCCAATATCATCCGCGCCGATGCTGAGAAGGATCTAGTGGGTTTGGTCAAGTACCTCCTGAACTATGCCTTCTACAAGTTTGGCATCGAGATATCGCTGATTGCCCTGGTCTCCACCATCACGTACCGCCAGGACATTGTGGCCGTGGTCTATGCGCTCTGGCTGGTCGTCCTCTTGCTACTAAGGCGGTCGCAGTGCGCCAAGATCTGGGGAGTTTTCCAGGCCTTCTTTGCCATCTCGATATTGACGCAATATATCATCTTGGTGGGACTGCCGCCAAGCTCATGTCTGG TTTATCCCTGGGACGAGGGCGCCTTTGGGGAGAGCATCCAACGCTGGACGATGCTGCCCGGAGCCCTGCACTTCAACCATGTGCCCAAGCTGATCTTCGACTTCATCGTCCTGGTCATCCTGAACCGTCAGAAGAGCATCTTCTGCATCGAGCAGCGCTATGCCAGCAACGACGACTATCCCGGAGGCAGCAATCGCAGCGTCATCTCGGACATTGCCCAGCTGGGGAGGACGCCCTTCGACAATCCCACCCACGACTTCTGCTCGTACATCCGCAACTACTCGGACATCCTGAAGAACGGGGTGCTGTGCGGCTTCTACTGGTTCACCCTGGCCGTGGTATTCTTGGCCGGGACCAACATTGCTGATCTGCTGGCCCTGGGCTACCTCATTGGGGCGTTCGTCTTCCTCTGGCAGGGCTCCGACTTCTATCTACGGCCCATCAACACCATCATCAGTCGCTGGAAGTGGCTGCTGGCCTTCAACGTGGCTAACATCCTCATCAAGACGAGCTTCCAAATGGCCGGCTGCTTGTTCATGACGCCCCTGACCACTCACTGCTGCTGGCTGGTGCACATGCTAGGCATCACCTGCACGAGCAACGTGCTCAAGGAGCAACTGATGCTGACCGAAGAGACGGACCTTATATTGGCGCCCGGTGAATGCCCCAAGATCACGCATCAGGTGGTCCTGCTGTGGGACACGATCTGCTTTGCCTTCATCATCTTCCAGCTGCGCATCTTTAAGTCTCACTACTTCTGCCACATCATCACGGACACGAAGGCCAACAATATTCTGGCCTCCAG AGGAGCTGATATCATTGAGGGATTGCGGCAGAACCAGATTGCCCATCGCCACGGCCATGAAAAGCAGGTCCTGCTCAAGATCAAGCGGAAGATGGAGCGGATTCGGGCCACGCAGCAGAAGATGCTGCGACCCCTGGACAAGCAGACACATTTTGATG aACATGGTTATCCACTTCCTGCACCAACAGTACGCAGAAGGAAGGAAATCAAATTACATCCACATG CTACCCGGGCTGGTGACTACTACATGTTCGAGGAGATGGATGACAAGTTCGAGCTGGACTTGATACACGACGAGATTGACTTTCTGGAGGAGGAGAACATGACCGAGAGCGAGATGAAGATGCAGCGCCGCAAGACCCTCTATGAT CATCTTTTTCTGTGCATCCCTCTGCAGAAATCCAAGGATGCTCCCGGTGCCGACTTTCCCTCCACCAGTAAGGGCATATCCAAAGAGCGGGATGAAGCAAGCACGGAAATTCCGGCGGCTCCCACCCGCGATGTGGCTGATCTGCCAGTAATTCCACCGCCCCCGACCAGCTTGGGACGTGAGGCCACCTACAAGGAGACTTCGGAAAGCAAATCTAAGATGGAAGTCGACAGCGGCGAGGTGACGGCCAAGGACTCGGACGAGGACTTCGACACGAATCCCATCATCAGGCTGCTCGAGGGCTTCTTGGTCACCCTGACCATAAGACTGAACCGCTTCTCCCGCAACTACCGCTACGTCAATCGCATCTTGGCTGGCGAGAAGAAGACTCTGAAG GAATCGAGCTCCCTGAATCGTCTGGGCCTGTCGAGTGCTGCTGCCATGTTCCACTTCCTCAAGTCCAACCTCGAGAG CAATGAGAGTGGTGGCGAGCAGCCCGCCTCATCGTCCACGCCGCGGCGGCTCCTGGCCCCGGCAATCGTTACTCCACCAACTGCAACAGAACACACAACCACAAGCACCCCACTAAACACGAATACAACAACCACACCGCTATCACCACAAGATCCACCGACACCACCAACAACCAGTACACCAGTACAACAGAATCAGCCACAGAATCAGCCTCAGCACAGTCGACTCAGTGCTGTGGACGACATCATCGAACTGCCCGTAGATACCGTTGATGCAGCCATTTCTAG AAAACAATCGATCAATTCATCGCCGCCAGCCAAGGG CACGATGCTCAGTCGCAAATCGGACTGTGGCCTGCCCGAGATCCGCATTAAAGCGCCTTCCATCGAGCGCGGCGCACACTATTATAATCATCATAGTgccggcggtggcggtggctcGGGATCGCTGAGCAAGCACTGGTCCTACGAGCAGGTGGACAG CGCCGGCGACTTCAACTTGGAGGAGGAGAACTTTGCCCAGCGGGATCATCACATTATAGTGGAGGTGCTGATCTCCTCGTGGTATGCATTGCTTGCCAACACAGATCTGATTTGCTACATAGTGGTGTTCATCAATCAG GTCGTCAATGCCAGTCTCATCTCGTTGCCGCTGCCCATAATGGTCTTTCTCTGGGGCACTCTGTCACTGCCGCGTCCAACGAAAACCTTCTGGGTCACCCTTATTGCCTACACCCAGGCCATCGTTCTGATCAAGTGTATCTTCCAGTTCAAGCTAATCTGGGCGAACTATCACAACCTGCCCAACCAGCCCTTGACGGCCGCCAAGATCTTTGGCGTGGAGATGAAGACCCACTATGCAGTGTACGACTTGATGCTGTTGCTAGTGCTCTTCTTGCACCGCTATCTTCTCAAGTCGCAAGGCCTGTGGAAGTCGGGCTACAAGGACACAGATCAGCAGTTTGCCAAACCCACCGCTAGCATGTACGCCAA CAGCGATGACCGAGACGACAGCGACAACCTATCTCAACCCGACTCTCGCCAGCTGAACGATGATGTGGCCCAGAAATTGAGCCTGCAAGTGAGCCAGGCATCGTTGCCGGGCTCCCCCGAGTACAGCAAGTCGGGCATCAATCAGCTAGA ACGAACCAAGTACACCTCCTCGCTGCACAAGTTCTTCTTTAGTCTGGTGCATAAATCCCGATTGGCCACAGACGTGTATGCCCTGATGTTCCTCTGCGATTTTATAAACTTTTTTGTGCTGCTCTTTGGCTTCACAGCATTTGGA ACCCAGCAAACAGAAAGCGATGAAGGCGTGCAAACATATCTGGCGGAGAATAAAGTGCCCATACCTTTCCTGATCATGCTGCTGGTCCAGTTCCTGCTCATCGTTATCGATCGGGCGCTGTATCTGCGCAAGGCCCTGGTGAACAAGATCATTTTCCATTTCTTCTCGGTGATCGGCATACATATCTGGATGTTCTTCGTGGTGCCGGCGGTGACGGAGCGTACCTTCAACTCGCTGGCGCCACCGATCATCTTCTATGTGATCAAGTGCTTTTACATGCTGCTGAGCTCCTATCAAATCAAGTCGGGCTATCCCAAGCGCATTCTCGGCAACTTCTTCACCAAGGGCTTCTCGATGGTCAACATGATCGCCTTTAAGGTATACATGCAGATCCCGTTCCTGTACGAGCTGCGCACCATTCTCGACTGGGTCTGCATCGACAGCACCATGACCATCTTCGACTGGCTCAAGATGGAGGATATCTTCTCTAACATATATCTCATACGATGCACCAGGCAGTCGGAAACCGACTTCCCAGCCATGCGCGCCCAGAAAAAGGCTTCCATCTCGAAGCTGATTATGGGCGGCACTATTGTCCTGCTGATTGTCATATGCATCTGGGGTCCGTTGTGTCTGTTTGCCTTAGGCAATGCTGTGGGCACCTCCAATGTGCCCTTCCAGGTGTCGCTCTCCATCCGCATTGGACCGTACGACCCCATTTATACCACCAACAACTACGATAGCATTTTCGAGATCGATCCCACAATGTACTCGCAAATGACTAATGCTTATATCAAGGATAAACAGGCTCTGACCTTTATCACTGGCTACGATGCCACGGATGTGGCGGCGGTCAAGCTGGCTGGGAACTCGCCCTCCCTTTGGAATATAGCACCGCCAGATAGGCAGCGTTTGCTGAATGATTTGAGAAATA ATCATACGTTAAAGGCCCGCTTCTCCTACACCCTTACACGGAAGGCTCCGGCCAAGGGTCTGAAAGAAATTGTGGGCGATGAGCATGCCATCTCCCTCGACGAGACTTTTGAAGGACGTGCAGCTCTCATCAATATGCTTAACGAAACCCACGACTTAGAGCCAACGGGTAATGACACCAGTACCAATGGAACCTCTAGCTTTGAAGAAGTAGTAGTGCTGCCTGCCATGATACCAAAATTCATCAAGGTGCTCAACTCGGGCGATGCCGCTGTGGTCACTGTGCTGAGTCCCAAGAACGAGGAATACCGTCCTCTGGTCATCAAAATGCATCGAGACAAGGAGACAAACGGTCTGTGGTGGGAAATACGAGACTTCTGCAATGACACCTTCTACAATACCACTCTGAAGGAGTTTGCCTACAGCAACTGCACTTCCGGTATTGTGATGTATACCTTCAACGACAAGAAGTTCCCATCGACATTCAGCTTCCTCACAGCTGGCGG CATAATTGGGCTGTACACCACATTCGTGTTATTGGCCTCGCGCTTCATGAAGTCCTTCATTGGGGGACAAAATCGAAAGATTATGTTCGAGGATCTACCCTATGTAGATAGGGTATTGCAGCTGTGTCTGGATATATACCTG GTACGCGAGGCCTTAGAATTCGCCTTGGAGGAAGATCTGTTTGCCAAATTACTCTTCCTGTACCGTTCGCCCGAGACGCTCATCAAATGGACCCGTCCCAAGGAGGAGTACGTGGACGATGATGCCGACACCGACTCAATGAGCGTGCGGCGTTCagagcagctgcagcagcaccaacaacaccagcagcaacaataa